A single Streptomyces sp. Edi2 DNA region contains:
- a CDS encoding ArsR family transcriptional regulator, with amino-acid sequence MDLEQRLAEVERRLAALERAAAGPTVSAPEREPDEELWALRGLKEQWAELGADNGGVLFTGAVRTPAGLRYEWQYGLATDTLLDDDWAAAAESFAALGQPLRLRLLREILGGRCTAAELTELDGTGTTGQIYHHLRQLTAAGWLQTAARGRYEVPAGRVVPLLVMLTAAGC; translated from the coding sequence ATGGATCTGGAGCAGCGGCTGGCCGAGGTGGAACGCCGGCTGGCCGCGCTGGAGCGTGCCGCCGCCGGCCCGACGGTTTCCGCGCCCGAGCGGGAGCCGGACGAGGAGCTGTGGGCGCTGCGCGGCCTCAAGGAGCAGTGGGCCGAACTCGGCGCCGACAACGGCGGAGTGCTCTTCACCGGGGCCGTACGGACACCGGCCGGGCTGCGCTACGAGTGGCAGTACGGCCTGGCCACCGACACCCTGCTGGACGACGACTGGGCGGCCGCCGCCGAGTCGTTCGCCGCACTGGGCCAGCCCCTGCGGCTGCGGCTGCTGCGCGAAATCCTCGGCGGCCGCTGCACCGCCGCCGAACTCACCGAACTCGATGGCACGGGCACGACCGGCCAGATCTACCACCACCTGCGGCAGCTGACCGCCGCCGGCTGGCTGCAGACGGCCGCCCGCGGCCGCTACGAGGTTCCGGCCGGCCGCGTCGTACCGCTGCTGGTGATGCTGACCGCCGCCGGGTGCTGA